In Scleropages formosus chromosome 10, fSclFor1.1, whole genome shotgun sequence, a single genomic region encodes these proteins:
- the nrgnb gene encoding neurogranin (protein kinase C substrate, RC3) b yields the protein MDCPIEECNQPQEEDIMDIPLDDPEANKAATKIQAGFRGHMTRKKMKDDKPREEVSSSGELLNGRRRDSGAAGSEEVEGDDTSSPEQ from the exons ATGGACTGTCCGATT GAGGAGTGCAACCAGCCCCAGGAGGAGGACATCATGGATATCCCCCTGGATGATCCTGAGGCCAACAAAGCAGCCACCAAAATCCAGGCCGGCTTCCGAGGGCACATGACCCGGAAGAAGATGAAGGATGACAAGCCCAGGGAGGAGGTGAGCAGCAGCGGGGAACTCCTTAACGGCCGCCGGAGGGACTCAG gagcagcaggatcTGAAGAAGTAGAAGGAGATGACACGTCGTCCCCGGAGCAGTGA
- the hepacama gene encoding hepatic and glial cell adhesion molecule a, producing MRAHRIAPFSAPVSPTLWQIILIFSISGGVLAVHISSPVALVRGILGAEALLLVNYSSASDGPPIIKWQLKRDKSVTVVQSIGAELIGTLRPEYRGRIRVFDNGTLLLHGLRMADEGTYEVEISITDDVFTGEHSVNLTVDEPVSRPRVQMEAHTVLELTERFTLNCSHDNGTRTTYSWMKGGKPLANDSRLLLSHDQKSLTMARVLMEDDGVYLCLVENPIGSMGSRPVKLTVYRRSSLYIILCTGGIFLLVTLVIVCACWEPSEKKKHQSVKHNTLKYVAQNPAKNEVDVVPKTMEREYRNHMSLTTLKEQDGEDSSPDVSLSPSETNGPTGHTGPVPPAPCSPDALTPSVRSYPSSSASFLQPRAVNHSTESVASVPHVRSSMRKLRPPAAFPAMTLPAEPGASVESNGQKQS from the exons ATGAGGGCACACAGGATAGCTCCTTTCAGCGCGCCAGTCTCTCccacactttggcaaatcatcCTTATTTTCTCCATCTCAG GTGGCGTCCTAGCGGTACACATCAGCAGTCCTGTTGCACTGGTCCGTGGTATACTGGGTGCGGAGGCCCTGCTCTTGGTCAACTATTCCAGTGCCAGTGATGGCCCACCAATCATCAAGTGGCAGTTAAAGAGGGACAAGTCTGTGACCGTGGTCCAGTCCATCGGTGCCGAGCTCATCGGAACGTTGCGGCCTGAGTACAGGGGCCGCATCCGGGTGTTTGACAACGGGACTCTGCTTCTCCATGGCCTGCGGATGGCAGACGAGGGCACCTATGAGGTGGAGATATCCATCACTGATGACGTATTCACTGGGGAGCACAGTGTCAATCTCACTGTGGATG AGCCCGTGTCCAGACCTCGAGTGCAGATGGAGGCTCACACCGTTCTGGAGCTTACCGAGCGGTTCACCCTGAACTGTTCCCACGATAACGGAACCAGGACCACCTACAGCTGGATGAAAGGCGGAAAGCCGCTGGCAAACGATTCACGCCTACTGCTGTCGCATGACCAGAAGAGTTTGACCATGGCGCGAGTGCTGATGGAAGATGACGGTGTCTACCTCTGCCTTGTGGAGAACCCCATCGGCAGTATGGGCAGCAGGCCTGTCAAGCTCACTGTCTACA GGCGAAGCTCTCTGTACATCATCCTCTGTACCGGTGGGATTTTCCTCCTTGTTACCCTGGTGATCGTGTGTGCCTGCTGGGAGCCTTCAGAAAA aaaaaaacatcagtctGTCAAGCATAACACCTTGAAGTATGTGGCTCAGAACCCAGCCAAGAATGAgg TTGATGTTGTACCCAAAACAATGGAACGAGAATACAGAAATcacatgtctctgaccactctGAAAGAACAG gATGGTGAAGACTCCTCTCCTGACGTCTCGCTCAGCCCATCCGAAACAAACGGACCCACCGGCCACACCGGCCCTGTGCCACCAGCCCCCTGCTCCCCTGATGCCCTGACACCCTCAGTTCGCAGCTACCCCAGCTCCTCTGCCAGCTTCTTGCAACCGCGTGCCGTCAATCACTCCACCGAGTCCGTAGCATCCGTGCCACATGTGCGTAGTTCAATGCGCAAGCTCCGCCCCCCAGCAGCCTTTCCGGCAATGACTCTGCCGGCAGAGCCCGGTGCCTCTGTAGAGTCCAACGGTCAGAAGCAATCGTGA